The following are encoded together in the Methanosarcina flavescens genome:
- the moaC gene encoding cyclic pyranopterin monophosphate synthase MoaC translates to MEKQFTHIESGRARMVDISEKSEIPRLARAVGEIMLSRETIEKIRTGTVEKGNVLATARVAAVLAVKKTPEIIPMCHQLPITAIDVDFEIGDGVISTVVEVRTVGKTGVEMEALTGVSAALLTIWDMVKSAEKDESGNYPSTSIQNIRVLEKLKG, encoded by the coding sequence GTGGAAAAGCAGTTTACTCACATTGAATCCGGCAGAGCGCGTATGGTAGACATTAGCGAAAAGAGCGAGATTCCAAGACTGGCTCGAGCTGTTGGAGAAATTATGCTTTCCAGGGAAACCATAGAGAAGATAAGAACCGGAACGGTGGAAAAAGGCAATGTGCTTGCAACTGCTCGAGTTGCAGCCGTGCTTGCGGTTAAAAAGACACCTGAGATAATCCCGATGTGCCACCAGCTCCCAATCACAGCCATAGATGTGGATTTTGAAATCGGGGACGGAGTAATTTCAACTGTAGTTGAGGTCAGGACTGTGGGGAAAACAGGGGTTGAGATGGAAGCTCTTACAGGGGTTTCGGCAGCTTTGCTGACTATATGGGATATGGTTAAATCGGCGGAAAAAGATGAAAGTGGGAATTACCCCAGTACTTCAATACAGAATATTCGGGTGCTCGAAAAGCTTAAAGGGTGA
- a CDS encoding ribose-phosphate diphosphokinase — protein sequence MKIIGGPASQLLASRTARALGTEPVLCEFNRFPDEELYLRITEEIENERVTLIQSTPTDSDLVSLLQLIDACEGAGELNVVIPYMGYARQDKKFKPGEPISARAVARCINADRVFTINIHEKSVLKHFPSPAENLDAAKLVGEYIAGLGLKDPLLLAPDSGAEGLIKNISSGLGFDYDHLEKTRLSGDTVVIKTKNLDVTGRRVVLVDDMIATGGTMAESIKMLRNQGAADVYTACVHPVLARNAALRLFNAGVKDIIGTDTLERAESRLSVAPLIADALKGL from the coding sequence TTGAAGATCATAGGTGGACCAGCATCACAATTACTAGCCAGCCGCACTGCCCGAGCTTTAGGGACAGAGCCTGTGCTCTGCGAGTTTAATCGCTTCCCTGACGAGGAACTTTATCTCCGAATCACAGAAGAAATCGAAAACGAGCGCGTGACCCTTATCCAGAGCACGCCCACCGACTCGGATCTTGTTTCCCTGCTCCAGCTTATTGATGCCTGTGAAGGCGCAGGTGAGCTCAATGTTGTAATTCCTTACATGGGATACGCCAGACAGGATAAGAAGTTCAAACCCGGAGAGCCGATCAGTGCTCGCGCAGTTGCCCGCTGCATCAACGCTGACCGTGTCTTTACCATAAATATCCATGAAAAAAGCGTGCTTAAACACTTCCCCAGCCCTGCGGAAAACCTTGATGCAGCTAAACTGGTAGGGGAGTATATTGCAGGGCTTGGCTTGAAAGATCCTCTTCTGCTCGCTCCTGATTCCGGAGCCGAAGGACTTATAAAGAATATCTCTTCAGGGCTGGGCTTTGATTATGACCATCTTGAGAAAACAAGGCTAAGCGGGGATACGGTTGTAATCAAGACAAAGAATCTCGATGTGACAGGCAGGCGTGTTGTCCTTGTAGATGATATGATTGCAACAGGCGGAACAATGGCAGAATCCATCAAAATGCTCAGAAATCAGGGAGCAGCAGACGTTTATACCGCCTGCGTACATCCCGTACTTGCAAGGAATGCAGCTTTAAGGCTCTTCAATGCAGGAGTAAAGGATATAATCGGAACCGATACCCTTGAGAGAGCCGAGAGCAGGTTGAGTGTTGCCCCCCTGATTGCAGACGCCCTTAAAGGACTCTGA
- a CDS encoding C15orf41 family protein: MDRQTYQEIYSSLHDFKDVFRLSEEYSKPVGVIATILNQKVVKKTRFKHRRIYSRENELFLKWKQGRTILDLAEYTGFPPTLMASLIMKNCEIPKKSINWFFKHVDSIESRRLRREVKRALEADHFFSPHAHEMQCKKGEMGEALIQKWLDDRGIPYCTEAEIRAKGEGKTPDFVLADPVCIDNLMVNWIESKALFGDDFEHEHYSKKQFREYAEIFGEGMVVYWYGYLEDLPAEGYLVKNFSFFEEYKEELDELFNYLVYW; the protein is encoded by the coding sequence ATGGACCGCCAGACATATCAGGAAATATACAGTTCACTGCATGACTTTAAAGATGTTTTCCGCCTTTCGGAAGAATACTCTAAACCTGTTGGAGTGATTGCAACAATTCTCAACCAGAAAGTTGTGAAAAAGACGAGATTCAAACACAGGAGAATTTATTCCAGAGAAAATGAGCTTTTTTTAAAATGGAAACAGGGACGTACCATTCTTGATCTCGCAGAATACACAGGCTTTCCTCCGACCCTCATGGCATCACTTATTATGAAAAATTGTGAAATTCCCAAGAAAAGTATAAACTGGTTTTTTAAACATGTAGATTCAATCGAAAGTCGCCGCCTTAGAAGAGAAGTCAAAAGAGCCCTGGAAGCTGATCATTTCTTTTCCCCCCATGCTCACGAGATGCAGTGTAAAAAAGGCGAGATGGGAGAAGCACTCATCCAGAAATGGCTCGATGACAGAGGAATTCCATATTGCACCGAGGCAGAGATTCGGGCTAAAGGAGAAGGCAAGACCCCAGATTTTGTGCTTGCAGACCCTGTATGCATAGACAACCTCATGGTCAACTGGATTGAAAGCAAAGCCTTATTTGGAGATGACTTCGAACACGAGCATTACTCGAAGAAGCAGTTTAGAGAATATGCCGAAATCTTCGGGGAAGGTATGGTTGTTTACTGGTACGGGTATCTCGAGGACCTCCCTGCAGAGGGCTACCTCGTAAAGAACTTTAGCTTTTTTGAGGAATATAAAGAGGAACTTGATGAGCTATTTAATTATCTGGTATACTGGTGA
- a CDS encoding DNA double-strand break repair ATPase Rad50, with the protein MKLKNLYIENIRSYKKLDFTFEDGVTVISGVNGSGKSSLLEACFMGLFGSKILSKDFVLADVIFKGAETAKISLGFEHLGQDYLIEQAFRYSSKSENASNSKCVLYANGECIVDQATRTYEEVCSLLNMDEEAYRNCAYIRQGEIDVLINARPRDRQRMIDDLLQLGKLEEYRERAGSAKTAVKRLQRDVGSNLSAVKAEIEKIESTEPHAVLNGLRQKIKECDAALEKCNKDKEVAAAQKEKLDMMIAEYRERLQEINTLKQALLKSQESKASCIREREILSGETHEQRQVLLGLEWENNSIREECGFGDLDIETLSLQQEKEEFLVREKMNGISKELALLLREKEIHTQALSDLEKEKAEVEQIFMQCRADIGATNREIEKNRKSILKIEEENKRLKETAKDAINFSETYEISLFIKELEEKESLLHERRNEASTKLALAFKEKETGDINLLTLDKELQNFRVAVQKGKTEIEILEEKLRENARAVQEVQEQKSEASTGLKGLGFTGEQLEDLESLSELLLENKNRLHGREKELEATIRELDKVLRKNQQLLAEGKCPTCGQELKGSEIACMAEESEQKKEKLAAELLDIKLQQAEIEKKLNRLKDAKKLEKRISDYDLEIEKLRNKAKEIQERITIHKTRIEEDSLKLEGLNRQKQELETKMGQLLPDIKALQGWEEAARKAHSESEKTLREAKAFEKKLAENASEIDVLNGKIRTSLTLIENYGQRLGELNEKLIGLAERENLEKEKLKALGVELEALRTKEDLAKKAHQKSENLLLQVKKLRANLLRMDIIKHKISELEASIKNLTEKIGFFDREILERNERVKQLERKLQGHRFEDLQNKRALLEAYQANLSEKIRQITASKDAFLKEAGMIENSLKRRNELKEELKALENRQLYLEAVYSNAEDLENMYVRVRADMRARNIGALSTLLNEMFSFMYTNNAYSHIELDSEYNLKVYRKDGTPLQPKLLSGGERAIFNLVLRCAIYRLLALGFGGDRADGLPPMILDEPTVFLDRGHINQLLKLIDLMRSIGVGQIIVVSHDETLIDSADHVFQVEKDPLTNMSSIVKV; encoded by the coding sequence TTGAAGCTCAAAAACCTGTATATCGAAAACATTCGGAGTTATAAGAAACTGGATTTTACATTTGAAGACGGAGTTACAGTCATTTCCGGGGTTAACGGGAGCGGGAAGTCCAGCCTGCTTGAAGCCTGTTTTATGGGGCTTTTCGGGAGTAAAATCCTCTCAAAGGATTTTGTGCTTGCAGATGTAATCTTTAAAGGGGCTGAAACTGCGAAAATAAGCCTGGGTTTTGAGCATTTAGGGCAGGATTATCTTATCGAACAAGCTTTCAGGTATTCGTCTAAAAGTGAAAATGCTTCGAACTCAAAATGCGTACTCTATGCCAATGGAGAATGTATCGTCGATCAGGCTACACGGACTTACGAAGAGGTCTGTTCCCTTTTAAATATGGATGAAGAGGCATACAGGAACTGCGCTTACATCCGGCAGGGCGAAATTGATGTACTCATTAATGCAAGACCAAGAGACAGGCAGCGCATGATAGATGACCTTTTACAGCTTGGAAAACTTGAAGAGTACAGGGAAAGAGCAGGCAGTGCAAAAACGGCTGTCAAAAGGCTTCAAAGGGATGTAGGTAGCAACCTTTCAGCCGTAAAAGCCGAAATCGAGAAAATTGAAAGTACGGAACCACATGCAGTGCTGAACGGGCTCAGGCAGAAGATAAAGGAATGCGATGCAGCATTAGAAAAATGTAATAAAGATAAAGAGGTTGCAGCAGCCCAAAAAGAAAAACTCGATATGATGATTGCAGAGTACAGGGAACGACTTCAAGAAATCAACACTCTGAAACAGGCCCTACTTAAATCCCAGGAGAGTAAAGCTAGCTGCATCAGGGAAAGAGAAATCCTCTCAGGAGAAACCCATGAGCAAAGGCAGGTTCTGCTCGGACTGGAATGGGAAAATAATTCTATCCGGGAAGAATGCGGCTTTGGAGACCTTGATATTGAGACACTGAGCTTGCAACAGGAAAAAGAAGAGTTCCTTGTCAGGGAAAAGATGAATGGGATTTCAAAAGAACTTGCTCTCCTTCTAAGGGAAAAGGAAATCCACACTCAGGCCTTAAGTGACCTTGAAAAAGAGAAGGCTGAGGTTGAACAGATATTCATGCAGTGCAGGGCTGATATAGGAGCTACAAATAGGGAAATCGAAAAAAACAGGAAAAGTATCCTGAAAATCGAGGAAGAAAATAAAAGACTTAAGGAAACTGCGAAAGATGCTATAAATTTCTCCGAAACCTATGAAATTTCCTTATTTATAAAGGAACTGGAAGAAAAAGAGAGCCTATTGCATGAAAGGAGAAACGAAGCCTCTACAAAGCTTGCTCTTGCCTTCAAAGAAAAAGAAACCGGAGATATAAATCTTCTCACGCTTGATAAGGAACTTCAAAATTTCAGGGTCGCGGTCCAGAAGGGCAAAACCGAAATTGAGATCCTTGAAGAAAAGCTCCGGGAGAATGCAAGGGCAGTTCAGGAGGTCCAGGAACAGAAGTCCGAAGCTTCCACAGGGCTAAAGGGGCTTGGGTTCACCGGAGAACAGCTTGAGGATCTGGAATCTCTAAGTGAACTGCTTCTGGAGAATAAAAACAGGCTGCATGGGCGGGAAAAAGAGCTTGAGGCGACCATCAGAGAGCTTGATAAGGTACTCCGTAAAAACCAGCAATTGCTTGCCGAAGGAAAATGCCCAACCTGTGGGCAGGAGCTTAAAGGCTCAGAGATTGCCTGCATGGCAGAGGAATCTGAACAGAAGAAAGAAAAGCTTGCAGCAGAACTTCTTGATATAAAGCTCCAGCAGGCTGAGATTGAGAAAAAGCTCAACCGACTAAAGGATGCAAAAAAGCTGGAGAAAAGGATCTCGGATTACGACCTGGAAATCGAAAAACTCAGGAATAAAGCAAAAGAGATTCAAGAAAGGATAACGATCCATAAAACCCGGATTGAGGAAGATTCCCTTAAACTCGAGGGACTTAACAGGCAAAAGCAGGAACTTGAAACTAAAATGGGTCAGCTCCTACCCGATATAAAAGCCCTTCAGGGCTGGGAGGAAGCAGCCAGGAAAGCCCACAGCGAGAGTGAAAAAACTCTTCGGGAGGCAAAAGCCTTTGAGAAAAAGCTTGCTGAAAACGCTTCGGAGATTGATGTCCTGAATGGAAAAATAAGGACATCTCTTACACTGATTGAAAACTATGGGCAGAGGCTTGGAGAGCTCAATGAAAAATTGATAGGACTTGCCGAACGTGAGAATCTGGAGAAGGAGAAACTCAAGGCTCTGGGAGTTGAGCTTGAGGCATTGAGGACGAAAGAAGACCTGGCAAAAAAAGCCCATCAGAAAAGCGAAAATCTCCTCCTGCAAGTAAAAAAGCTCAGAGCGAATCTGCTCCGCATGGATATCATAAAGCACAAAATTTCCGAGCTTGAAGCTTCCATAAAGAACCTTACGGAAAAGATCGGTTTCTTTGACCGGGAAATCCTTGAAAGAAATGAGCGGGTGAAACAGCTTGAGAGAAAGCTACAGGGACATAGGTTTGAAGATCTCCAGAATAAACGTGCTCTGCTTGAAGCGTATCAGGCAAACCTTTCCGAGAAAATCCGACAAATTACAGCTTCAAAAGATGCATTTTTAAAAGAAGCCGGTATGATCGAGAACAGCTTAAAACGCCGCAATGAGCTGAAAGAAGAACTCAAAGCTCTTGAAAACAGACAGCTATATCTTGAAGCCGTGTACAGTAATGCTGAGGATCTTGAGAACATGTATGTGCGTGTTCGGGCTGATATGCGGGCAAGAAACATAGGGGCCCTTTCTACCCTGCTGAATGAAATGTTTAGCTTCATGTACACGAACAATGCATATTCCCATATAGAACTCGACTCGGAGTATAACCTTAAGGTTTACAGAAAAGACGGTACGCCTCTTCAGCCCAAACTCCTCAGCGGGGGAGAACGTGCCATTTTTAATCTTGTCCTGCGCTGCGCTATCTACAGACTTCTTGCTCTCGGTTTTGGTGGTGACAGGGCAGATGGGCTTCCGCCCATGATTTTAGACGAGCCCACTGTTTTCCTGGACCGCGGACATATAAACCAGCTTTTGAAACTCATAGACCTGATGCGCAGCATAGGGGTAGGTCAGATTATTGTAGTCTCCCATGACGAAACCCTAATAGATTCCGCAGACCATGTCTTCCAGGTAGAAAAAGATCCTCTTACCAATATGTCGTCTATTGTAAAAGTTTAA
- a CDS encoding metallophosphoesterase family protein translates to MAREIRILHTADTHLGYRQYHSEARRKDFFAAFELVVNDAVEMQVDAVVHAGDLFDSRNPTLEDLLETMNILARLKAADIPFLGIVGNHENKQNTQWLDLFEEMGLAVRLRKKPFMVGNAAIYGIDSVPKSKIPIFDYSGFEAPDSSLSTLSNPSTPEGNFWKLLVMHQIVNPFPYAEWDCDEVLENLPFKVDAILLGDYHEHAIIKNKTGKTWITYSGSTERNAVSEKEARSYNIITLSEKGLEISRRTIPTRNFLSIQVELNGEDNPYEQIFSKVNEHLEEIPDSVVFLEITGDSGPVLSQSELEEYLLNKGALVSNVKDWRTKESFSEEVLKITFSDPDHAVASEIKKMSLNDGGLIIDEIVRSPDISKSRVDEEAESRLSKLIEAKAAEFKSPDFRIEVPASPIYPASSASDSGFPGLGELKPSDESEPGKNFRSAMEIGFSGKAEFSGETGLSGKTRPLGVIAGKLEITELSGVLKTSDRDEKPESELPDNEPGKEAQKPPELAVKGKSQEETPGKSGKLTEEKPVRATGLTREAGKAGQKKGKGKSAVPRQYNLGDYL, encoded by the coding sequence ATGGCCAGGGAAATAAGGATACTCCATACTGCTGACACGCATCTGGGATACAGGCAGTACCACAGCGAGGCCCGGAGAAAGGATTTTTTTGCAGCTTTCGAGCTTGTCGTAAACGATGCGGTTGAGATGCAGGTCGATGCCGTAGTGCATGCGGGAGACCTTTTTGATTCGAGGAACCCGACCCTTGAAGACCTCCTTGAGACAATGAATATCCTGGCACGGCTCAAGGCGGCTGACATACCTTTTCTAGGGATTGTCGGGAACCATGAGAACAAGCAGAATACCCAGTGGCTTGACCTCTTCGAGGAAATGGGGCTTGCGGTAAGGCTCAGGAAAAAACCGTTTATGGTAGGCAATGCAGCTATTTACGGGATTGACAGCGTCCCGAAATCAAAAATTCCCATATTCGATTATTCAGGCTTTGAGGCGCCGGACTCCAGCCTTTCTACCTTATCTAATCCTTCTACTCCAGAAGGAAACTTCTGGAAACTGCTTGTAATGCATCAGATCGTGAATCCTTTTCCATATGCAGAGTGGGACTGTGATGAGGTGCTTGAAAACCTGCCTTTCAAGGTTGATGCAATTCTTCTTGGCGATTACCATGAACATGCAATAATTAAAAACAAAACAGGCAAGACATGGATCACTTACTCCGGAAGCACAGAGCGGAACGCAGTTTCCGAAAAGGAAGCCCGTTCCTATAATATCATCACGCTTTCCGAAAAAGGACTTGAGATCAGCAGGCGCACGATCCCGACCAGGAATTTTCTTTCCATCCAGGTAGAGTTAAATGGGGAAGATAATCCATATGAGCAGATTTTCTCTAAAGTAAACGAGCATCTAGAAGAAATTCCGGATTCCGTGGTCTTTTTGGAAATTACCGGGGATTCTGGTCCAGTCCTGTCACAGAGCGAGCTTGAGGAATACCTGCTTAATAAAGGGGCTCTTGTGTCAAACGTTAAAGATTGGAGAACAAAAGAATCCTTCTCTGAGGAAGTCCTAAAGATCACCTTCTCCGATCCTGATCATGCAGTTGCAAGTGAAATCAAAAAAATGAGCTTAAACGACGGTGGGCTGATTATTGATGAAATTGTCCGGAGCCCGGATATCTCAAAGTCAAGAGTGGACGAAGAAGCCGAAAGTCGGCTTTCGAAGCTCATTGAGGCTAAGGCTGCGGAATTCAAAAGCCCTGATTTCAGAATAGAAGTGCCTGCCAGTCCTATCTACCCTGCCAGTTCAGCATCCGATTCTGGATTTCCGGGACTTGGAGAATTAAAACCCAGCGATGAGAGCGAGCCAGGTAAAAATTTTAGATCAGCTATGGAAATCGGTTTTTCTGGGAAAGCTGAATTTTCAGGAGAGACTGGACTTTCAGGGAAAACCAGGCCTCTCGGGGTAATTGCCGGAAAGCTTGAAATTACTGAACTATCAGGCGTTCTCAAGACTTCAGACCGAGATGAGAAACCTGAAAGTGAACTTCCTGATAATGAGCCTGGGAAAGAGGCTCAAAAGCCACCTGAGCTCGCGGTTAAAGGCAAATCTCAAGAGGAGACACCAGGCAAATCCGGGAAGCTGACTGAAGAAAAACCTGTAAGGGCTACGGGATTAACCAGAGAAGCAGGAAAGGCAGGGCAGAAAAAAGGAAAAGGCAAGTCTGCCGTACCACGACAGTATAACCTTGGTGATTACCTTTGA
- a CDS encoding DUF2075 domain-containing protein codes for MKNQSAGIFVRDRSNCFNLSPQARAGLVSPAHLPLFGLCFIFKPFKQATSFLFSRCSPLYLQDTQTAFYDGESPVFLNACTFLHNYNYDPEDAVFSDKFSEIIRDYPLFTVDNTDGLKGFLLDKLENGNGLEVLEKIESGKYKPSKKLMDHVGNLIKGKPEYTLLDEQLVVFDKVLSCVKNGFFDNQKNVIIVKGGPGTGKSVIALNLMSSLLLDGYNAHYATGSRAFTETLRKIVGTRGSAQFKYFNSYMNEEENSVDVLIADEAHRIRKTSNNRFTPLERKSKIPQIEELINVAKVLVLFIDDDQVVRPDEIGSVEYIKAYAKENNCQVFEYELEAQFRCNGSDGFVNWVNNTLGIQKTANVIWTQKEEFDFQIMSSPEELEASIIEKIKEGFTGRLTAGFCWPWSQPNRDGKLLNDVVIGDFKRPWNAKQDAKKLAKHIPKAPLWAYDPNGINQVGCVYTIQGFEFDYVGVIFGKDLVYNFDIQRWEGHPEYSEDTVVKRSNDQFTDLVKNTYRVLLSRGMKGCYVYFMDKDTENFFKSRMEY; via the coding sequence TTGAAGAACCAATCGGCTGGTATCTTCGTAAGGGACAGGTCTAATTGTTTCAACCTGTCACCTCAAGCCAGGGCGGGACTTGTTTCACCCGCCCATCTACCTCTATTCGGTCTCTGTTTTATTTTTAAGCCTTTCAAGCAAGCTACAAGCTTCTTGTTTTCGAGATGTAGTCCACTGTATCTGCAGGATACTCAAACAGCTTTTTATGATGGTGAAAGCCCTGTTTTTCTGAACGCTTGCACGTTCCTTCACAACTACAATTACGATCCTGAAGATGCTGTTTTTTCAGATAAGTTCTCAGAGATAATCAGAGACTATCCTTTGTTCACAGTCGATAATACAGATGGACTTAAGGGTTTTTTACTAGATAAATTGGAAAATGGAAATGGATTAGAAGTCCTTGAGAAAATAGAGAGTGGAAAGTACAAACCAAGTAAGAAATTAATGGATCATGTTGGAAATCTGATTAAAGGGAAACCTGAGTATACTCTACTTGATGAGCAGCTAGTAGTATTCGATAAAGTACTTTCTTGTGTAAAAAACGGCTTCTTTGACAATCAGAAAAATGTAATTATTGTAAAAGGAGGACCGGGAACTGGTAAGTCTGTTATTGCGCTCAACTTGATGTCTAGTTTGCTTTTAGATGGTTATAATGCTCATTATGCGACTGGTTCTCGAGCATTTACCGAAACTTTAAGGAAAATAGTTGGGACGCGTGGTTCTGCCCAATTTAAGTATTTTAATAGTTACATGAATGAAGAAGAAAATTCGGTTGATGTGCTAATTGCTGACGAGGCGCATAGAATAAGAAAAACAAGTAACAACCGTTTTACTCCCCTTGAGAGAAAGTCCAAAATACCCCAAATTGAAGAATTAATCAATGTGGCAAAGGTTTTAGTATTATTTATTGATGATGATCAGGTTGTAAGACCTGATGAGATAGGTTCTGTCGAGTATATTAAAGCATATGCAAAGGAAAATAACTGCCAGGTTTTCGAGTATGAGTTAGAAGCTCAATTCAGGTGTAATGGCTCGGATGGATTTGTGAACTGGGTCAATAATACCTTGGGAATCCAAAAAACTGCTAATGTTATATGGACTCAGAAGGAAGAATTTGATTTTCAGATAATGAGCAGCCCGGAAGAACTTGAAGCTTCTATTATTGAAAAGATTAAGGAAGGATTTACTGGAAGATTGACTGCTGGATTTTGTTGGCCTTGGTCTCAACCGAATAGAGATGGAAAACTATTAAACGATGTTGTTATAGGGGATTTTAAAAGACCGTGGAATGCGAAGCAAGATGCTAAGAAACTTGCAAAACATATTCCAAAAGCCCCTCTTTGGGCTTACGATCCAAACGGCATAAACCAAGTTGGCTGTGTGTACACCATACAGGGATTTGAGTTTGATTATGTTGGCGTGATTTTTGGAAAGGATTTAGTATACAATTTTGATATTCAGAGATGGGAAGGTCATCCAGAGTATTCTGAAGATACTGTAGTTAAAAGATCAAATGATCAGTTTACCGATCTCGTAAAGAATACCTATAGAGTTCTGTTGTCAAGAGGAATGAAAGGTTGCTACGTTTATTTCATGGACAAGGATACAGAAAATTTCTTCAAATCAAGGATGGAGTATTGA
- a CDS encoding HNH endonuclease signature motif containing protein: MIRRKEDGTFDKGTKCGSRFKKDCIPWNKGLKKIHLSPKTEFKEDQYVGENHPSWKGGVQINKNDCAYVWVEKNKRVRRARKVYEDTYGEIPRGYIIYHIDGNNLNDDPQNLEAISRAELVKRNTSKRSKGR; the protein is encoded by the coding sequence GTGATACGTAGAAAAGAAGATGGTACTTTTGATAAAGGAACTAAATGTGGGAGTCGCTTCAAAAAAGACTGTATCCCTTGGAATAAGGGACTAAAAAAAATCCATTTAAGCCCCAAAACAGAATTCAAAGAAGACCAGTATGTAGGTGAGAATCACCCAAGTTGGAAAGGTGGTGTGCAGATCAATAAAAATGATTGTGCCTACGTATGGGTGGAAAAAAATAAACGGGTACGTAGAGCACGAAAGGTTTATGAGGATACATATGGTGAAATTCCTAGAGGATATATAATTTATCATATCGACGGAAATAATCTCAATGATGACCCACAAAACCTGGAAGCAATAAGTAGAGCTGAATTGGTTAAGAGAAATACTTCAAAGAGGTCAAAAGGAAGGTAA
- a CDS encoding PHP domain-containing protein has protein sequence MKFDLHVHSEYSKDSKSSHDAILESARKKGLDGFAICDHDTVEGGLACEKRALELGFELTVIPGVEVTCSKGHILVLGVKQNIKPFLSPEETITRARKLGGTVIIPHPFKRSSHGIGSFEGLDIDAVEVFNSRCLFNNANRKAAIEAKRLGIPGVAGSDSHIPEMVGQAYTEIDAPENTITAVLAAIREGKVAPAGKNTPKSIILKQMSGSARRKIKRKLFRKT, from the coding sequence ATGAAATTCGATCTGCACGTACATTCCGAGTACTCAAAGGATAGCAAATCGAGCCATGACGCCATTCTTGAGTCTGCGCGCAAAAAAGGACTTGATGGGTTTGCTATCTGTGATCATGATACTGTGGAAGGCGGGCTTGCCTGTGAAAAACGAGCCCTGGAACTTGGCTTTGAGCTTACGGTCATTCCCGGAGTCGAGGTTACCTGTTCTAAAGGGCATATCCTGGTGCTAGGAGTCAAACAGAACATCAAGCCTTTCCTTAGCCCGGAAGAAACGATCACAAGAGCTCGGAAACTTGGAGGCACGGTTATTATCCCCCATCCCTTTAAGCGAAGTTCCCACGGAATAGGAAGCTTCGAAGGGCTTGATATTGATGCAGTTGAGGTTTTCAATTCCCGCTGCCTTTTCAATAACGCCAACAGGAAAGCTGCAATCGAGGCAAAGAGGCTCGGAATTCCCGGCGTTGCAGGAAGCGATTCCCACATTCCCGAAATGGTCGGTCAGGCCTATACCGAGATCGACGCGCCTGAAAACACCATTACCGCCGTGCTTGCAGCCATCCGGGAAGGAAAGGTAGCTCCTGCGGGGAAAAATACGCCCAAATCAATTATTCTTAAACAGATGTCAGGCAGTGCAAGGCGAAAAATCAAGAGAAAACTGTTTCGTAAAACCTAA